From Rhodopseudomonas palustris, a single genomic window includes:
- a CDS encoding thermonuclease family protein, which translates to MSRYPRTNPVRISRLPWRSRLWPWIFVLGVAAGTMLPARHWLHLPWSKAPESEAVDNDSETVWRRAGNPTVRHPVEVLYTIDGDTFDARVFLWPGQALRTRVRLRGIDAPELKAQCAQEARMATAAAEALRRLLAEGEVTIYNIGPDKYQGRVVANVATKRTANVSSALLDGGYARTYGGGHRNGWCDGR; encoded by the coding sequence ATGTCCCGATATCCGAGAACGAATCCGGTTCGGATTTCGCGGTTGCCCTGGCGTAGCCGGCTGTGGCCGTGGATATTCGTGCTTGGGGTCGCGGCCGGTACGATGCTGCCGGCTCGGCATTGGCTGCATCTGCCCTGGTCGAAGGCCCCGGAATCAGAGGCTGTCGACAACGACAGCGAGACGGTGTGGCGGCGGGCCGGCAATCCGACCGTCCGGCATCCGGTCGAGGTGCTGTATACGATCGACGGCGACACCTTCGATGCGCGGGTATTTCTGTGGCCGGGGCAAGCGCTGCGGACACGCGTGCGGCTGCGCGGCATTGATGCACCAGAGCTGAAGGCGCAGTGCGCTCAGGAAGCCAGAATGGCCACGGCCGCCGCCGAGGCGCTTCGCCGGCTGCTCGCCGAGGGCGAGGTCACGATCTACAACATCGGACCCGACAAATATCAGGGCCGTGTCGTGGCGAACGTCGCCACCAAACGCACCGCCAATGTGTCGAGCGCGCTGCTCGACGGCGGCTACGCTCGCACCTATGGAGGGGGGCATCGCAATGGCTGGTGCGACGGCCGCTGA
- a CDS encoding flavin monoamine oxidase family protein, producing MTISRRSLLEGLLGATAGLALLPVLGGRANAALPREAEVVVVGAGAAGIAAARRLVAAGRKVIVVEAASEIGGRCVTDTTSFAAPFDRGARWLHNPDSNPLVRLARSSGFAVTPVAPGQKVRIGRRNARSRETEDFLAAFVRASRAISEASRGKTDISCAAALPKDLGDWAATIEYVLGPATTSKDLRALSAMDTARTLDRTALLGCPQGVGSLLTQLASSLPIALSTPVKRIVWSGRDLAVETTAGRIGARAIIVTASTNVLTSGNLAFSPELPKRQLDAAARLSLGSTDRVALQFKGNPLGLSRDETIIERADDIRTATLVGNIGGTSLCTVDVAGSFGRQLAAQGEAAMQDFAIEWLGKLFGSDIAGAVERKAVTRWNEMPYVMGAMSAAEPGGQPSRKVLGEPLGNLFFAGEATHETLFGTVQGAWESGERAADAALKKIGAVKEPAPEKPARKQKPRREPQRQREQRPPATASGTPSWWR from the coding sequence ATGACGATTTCGCGACGCAGCCTGCTCGAGGGGCTGCTCGGCGCCACTGCCGGCCTCGCATTGCTGCCCGTGTTGGGGGGGCGGGCGAACGCCGCTCTGCCGCGCGAGGCGGAGGTCGTTGTGGTCGGCGCCGGCGCCGCCGGGATCGCGGCGGCACGGCGGCTCGTGGCGGCCGGCCGCAAGGTGATCGTGGTCGAGGCCGCCTCGGAGATCGGCGGTCGCTGCGTGACCGATACCACAAGCTTCGCAGCGCCGTTCGACCGCGGCGCGCGCTGGCTGCACAATCCCGACAGTAACCCGCTGGTCCGGCTGGCGCGCAGCTCCGGCTTCGCGGTGACGCCGGTCGCCCCCGGCCAGAAGGTCAGGATCGGTCGCCGCAACGCCCGCTCGCGCGAGACCGAGGATTTTCTCGCGGCCTTCGTCCGTGCCAGCCGCGCCATCAGCGAGGCGTCGCGCGGCAAGACCGACATCTCCTGCGCCGCGGCGCTACCGAAAGATCTCGGCGATTGGGCGGCGACGATCGAATATGTGCTGGGCCCCGCGACAACCAGTAAGGACCTGCGCGCGCTGTCGGCGATGGACACCGCGCGGACGCTGGACCGCACCGCTCTGCTCGGCTGCCCGCAGGGCGTCGGCAGCCTGCTGACTCAGCTCGCATCCTCACTGCCGATTGCGCTGTCGACGCCGGTCAAACGAATCGTGTGGAGCGGGCGCGACCTCGCGGTCGAAACCACAGCCGGCCGGATCGGCGCGCGCGCCATCATCGTCACCGCGTCGACCAATGTGCTGACCTCGGGCAATCTGGCGTTCTCCCCCGAACTGCCGAAACGACAGCTCGACGCCGCCGCTCGCCTGAGCCTCGGCAGCACCGATCGCGTCGCGCTGCAATTCAAAGGTAACCCGCTCGGGCTGTCACGCGACGAGACCATCATCGAACGCGCCGACGACATCCGCACCGCGACGCTGGTGGGCAATATCGGCGGCACCTCGCTGTGCACCGTCGACGTCGCCGGCTCGTTCGGGCGCCAGCTCGCCGCGCAGGGCGAAGCCGCGATGCAGGATTTCGCGATCGAATGGCTCGGCAAGCTGTTCGGCAGCGACATCGCCGGCGCCGTCGAACGCAAGGCGGTGACGCGCTGGAACGAGATGCCTTACGTGATGGGCGCGATGTCGGCGGCGGAGCCCGGCGGCCAGCCGTCGCGCAAGGTGCTGGGCGAGCCACTCGGCAATCTGTTCTTTGCCGGTGAAGCGACCCACGAAACGCTGTTCGGCACGGTGCAGGGCGCCTGGGAGTCCGGCGAACGCGCCGCCGACGCTGCGCTGAAAAAAATCGGCGCCGTCAAGGAGCCCGCACCGGAGAAGCCCGCACGCAAACAGAAGCCGCGGCGCGAACCGCAGCGTCAGCGCGAGCAGCGCCCGCCCGCCACCGCGAGCGGCACGCCGTCGTGGTGGCGCTGA
- a CDS encoding DUF1674 domain-containing protein, with product MTQPDPKSAPTDAAPPRKDLPEAAKRALAEAEARRVEAARHAEARAKEVQGPKGPEPTRYGDWEVKGIASDF from the coding sequence ATGACACAACCCGATCCGAAGTCCGCCCCGACGGATGCCGCCCCGCCGCGTAAGGATCTCCCCGAAGCGGCCAAGCGCGCCCTCGCCGAAGCCGAAGCCCGCCGCGTCGAGGCCGCCCGCCACGCCGAAGCGCGCGCCAAGGAAGTCCAGGGTCCGAAGGGTCCCGAGCCCACCCGCTACGGCGACTGGGAAGTCAAAGGCATCGCATCGGATTTCTGA
- the pheT gene encoding phenylalanine--tRNA ligase subunit beta: MKLTLSWLKDHLDTDEPLEKLADKLTMIGLEVEGIEDKAKALAPFTIAKVLTAEKHPNADKLQVCTVDVGDGGAPVQVVCGAPNARAGLVTVFAAPGTYIPAKDFTLGIGNIRGVESRGMLCSAAELQISDDHDGIIELPADAPVGAAYAAWAGLGDPVLDINLTPNRQDCAGVHGIARDLAAADMGKFKDPAIKPVKGEFPCPVSVTVEDSKLCPGFALRLVKGVKNGPSPEWLQKRLTAIGLRPINALVDITNYLTFDRSRPLHVFDAAKVKGNLVVRRAHDGETLLALDGRTYSLDSSVCVIADDHGVESLAGIMGGELSGCSADTTDVLIESALWNEINIAQSGRKLGINTDARYRFERGVDPAFMLPGLELATKLVMEFCGGTPSEVVVVGNPFADDKIIDFPLAEVKRLAGIEVPLVEVRRILTRLGFVVAGQGPVVKVAVPSWRSDVHGKADLVEEVVRIVGVDKVPLTPFERGDAPRKPVLTQIQNRTRRAKRALAARGLTEAVTWSFISKPFAEAFGGGQPELALANPIASDLSDMRPSLLPGLIAAAQANADRGSPDLALFEVGQVFKGDRPQDQFMAASGVRRGVASSAGIGRHWSGSAQATALDAKADAFAVLAAAGAPMAGLQIATGKLPAWLHPGRSGAIQIGPQNVLGYFGELHPRVLEQLGADGPLVAFEVMLEKIPDPKQRPTRAKPALELSAFHPVSRDFAFIVDRKVGVADIVRAAQGVDKKLITSVSVFDVYEGKGIDPDKKSVAIAVTLQPRDKTMTDQEIEAVAAKIVAEVTKKTGGSLRG; the protein is encoded by the coding sequence ATGAAACTCACCCTCTCCTGGCTGAAAGATCATCTCGACACCGACGAGCCGCTCGAGAAGCTCGCCGATAAGCTCACCATGATCGGGCTCGAAGTCGAGGGCATCGAAGACAAGGCCAAGGCGCTGGCGCCGTTCACCATCGCCAAGGTGCTGACCGCCGAGAAACATCCCAACGCCGACAAGCTGCAGGTCTGCACCGTCGACGTCGGTGACGGCGGCGCACCGGTGCAGGTGGTGTGCGGTGCGCCGAACGCGCGCGCCGGTCTCGTCACCGTGTTCGCGGCGCCGGGCACCTACATCCCGGCGAAGGATTTCACGCTCGGTATCGGCAATATTCGCGGCGTCGAGAGCCGCGGCATGTTGTGCTCGGCCGCCGAATTGCAGATCTCCGACGACCACGACGGCATCATCGAGTTGCCGGCCGATGCGCCGGTCGGCGCCGCCTATGCGGCCTGGGCCGGGCTCGGCGATCCGGTGCTGGATATCAACCTGACGCCGAACCGGCAGGACTGCGCCGGCGTGCACGGCATCGCGCGCGATCTCGCCGCCGCCGACATGGGCAAGTTCAAGGATCCCGCCATCAAGCCGGTCAAGGGCGAATTCCCGTGCCCGGTCAGCGTCACCGTCGAAGACAGCAAGCTGTGCCCCGGCTTCGCGCTGCGGCTGGTGAAGGGCGTCAAGAACGGCCCGTCGCCGGAATGGCTGCAGAAGCGTCTGACCGCGATCGGCCTGCGCCCGATCAACGCGCTGGTCGACATCACCAACTACCTGACGTTCGATCGCTCGCGCCCGCTGCATGTGTTCGACGCCGCCAAGGTGAAGGGCAATCTGGTGGTGCGCCGCGCTCACGATGGCGAGACGCTGCTGGCGCTCGACGGCCGCACCTACTCGCTGGATTCGTCGGTCTGCGTCATCGCCGACGATCACGGCGTCGAGTCGCTCGCCGGTATCATGGGCGGTGAGCTGTCAGGCTGCTCGGCCGACACCACCGATGTGCTGATCGAATCGGCTCTGTGGAACGAGATCAACATCGCGCAAAGCGGCCGCAAGCTCGGCATCAACACCGATGCGCGCTACCGCTTCGAGCGCGGCGTCGATCCGGCCTTCATGCTGCCGGGGCTCGAACTCGCCACTAAGCTGGTGATGGAGTTCTGTGGCGGCACGCCGTCCGAGGTCGTGGTGGTCGGCAATCCGTTCGCCGACGACAAGATTATCGACTTCCCGCTCGCCGAGGTGAAGCGGCTTGCCGGCATCGAAGTGCCGCTGGTCGAGGTTCGTCGCATCCTGACCCGTCTCGGCTTCGTGGTCGCCGGCCAGGGACCGGTGGTGAAGGTCGCAGTGCCTTCGTGGCGCAGCGACGTTCACGGCAAGGCGGACCTCGTCGAAGAAGTCGTTCGCATCGTGGGCGTCGACAAGGTGCCGCTGACGCCGTTCGAGCGTGGCGATGCTCCGCGCAAGCCGGTGCTCACCCAGATCCAGAACCGCACCCGCCGCGCCAAGCGCGCGCTGGCGGCCCGCGGCCTGACCGAAGCGGTGACGTGGTCGTTCATTTCCAAGCCGTTCGCCGAAGCGTTCGGCGGCGGCCAGCCGGAACTGGCTCTGGCCAATCCGATCGCATCCGATCTGTCCGACATGCGGCCGAGCCTGTTGCCCGGGCTGATTGCTGCCGCGCAGGCCAACGCCGATCGTGGCTCGCCCGATCTGGCGCTGTTCGAGGTCGGGCAGGTGTTCAAGGGCGACCGGCCGCAGGACCAGTTTATGGCCGCCAGCGGTGTCCGCCGCGGCGTCGCCTCTTCCGCAGGCATTGGCCGGCATTGGTCGGGCTCGGCGCAGGCGACCGCGCTGGACGCCAAGGCCGATGCGTTCGCGGTGCTGGCTGCGGCCGGCGCACCGATGGCGGGTCTGCAGATCGCGACGGGCAAGCTGCCGGCCTGGCTGCATCCGGGCCGCTCCGGCGCGATCCAGATCGGGCCGCAGAACGTGCTTGGTTACTTCGGCGAATTGCATCCGCGGGTGCTCGAACAGCTCGGTGCCGACGGTCCGCTGGTGGCGTTCGAAGTGATGCTGGAGAAGATCCCCGATCCGAAGCAGCGGCCGACCCGCGCCAAGCCGGCGCTGGAATTGTCCGCGTTCCACCCGGTGTCGCGCGACTTCGCCTTCATTGTCGATCGTAAGGTCGGGGTGGCCGACATCGTCCGTGCCGCGCAGGGCGTCGACAAGAAGCTGATCACATCGGTCAGCGTGTTCGACGTCTATGAGGGCAAGGGCATCGACCCCGACAAGAAGTCGGTGGCGATCGCGGTGACGCTGCAGCCGCGCGACAAGACCATGACCGATCAGGAGATCGAGGCGGTCGCGGCCAAGATCGTGGCGGAAGTCACCAAGAAGACCGGCGGCAGCCTGCGCGGCTGA
- a CDS encoding RsmB/NOP family class I SAM-dependent RNA methyltransferase, with the protein MPAPRFAQASEVPGLAARRIAADILDGVLQKRRMLDDQLEGPAAHPGLKTLSDRDRALMRRLVATILRRLGTLEGLLARLLDRGVPTDAPRAKSALLIGAAQILWMDVPDHAAVDLSVRLVQSDRRAAKYAGLVNAVLRRCAREAQPLVEELAAGTPDVPQWLLARWSAHYGAETARAIAQAISHEPSLDLTVKSEAAHWAARLHGEVLPTGTVRTLLQGSVRMLPGFDEGQWWVQDAAAALPARLFGDITGKSVADLCAAPGGKTAQLAAAGARVTAIDRSPARVARLRENLARLSLEVETGVADAAEWRGDATAEFDAVLIDAPCASTGTIRRHPDVAWLKQESDIGALAAVQNRLLKKAASLLRPGGTLVYCTCSLEPEEGEQAIAALLAAEPSMRRQPIDPAEVAGLTEIVTADGALRTLPCHLPHSDPRLAGLDGFYAARLMKSL; encoded by the coding sequence ATGCCTGCTCCAAGATTCGCCCAAGCTTCCGAGGTGCCCGGCCTCGCTGCGCGCCGCATTGCCGCGGACATTCTTGACGGCGTGCTGCAGAAGCGCCGCATGCTCGACGACCAGCTCGAAGGCCCGGCTGCGCATCCGGGCCTGAAGACGCTGTCGGATCGCGACCGTGCACTGATGCGCCGGCTGGTCGCCACGATCCTGCGCCGGCTCGGAACGCTGGAAGGTCTGCTGGCCAGGTTGCTCGACCGCGGTGTGCCGACCGATGCGCCGCGCGCCAAGAGCGCTCTTTTGATCGGCGCGGCGCAAATCCTCTGGATGGACGTGCCGGATCATGCTGCCGTCGATCTGTCGGTGCGGCTGGTGCAATCCGACCGTCGCGCCGCCAAATATGCCGGTCTCGTCAACGCCGTGCTGCGCCGCTGCGCGCGCGAAGCCCAGCCGTTGGTCGAGGAACTGGCGGCCGGCACGCCCGACGTGCCGCAATGGCTGCTGGCGCGCTGGAGCGCGCACTATGGCGCAGAAACCGCGCGGGCGATCGCGCAGGCGATCAGCCACGAGCCGTCGCTCGACCTGACGGTTAAATCCGAAGCTGCGCATTGGGCCGCGCGGCTCCACGGCGAGGTGCTGCCGACCGGCACCGTGCGCACGCTGCTGCAGGGGTCGGTGCGGATGCTGCCGGGCTTTGATGAAGGCCAGTGGTGGGTGCAGGACGCAGCCGCGGCACTGCCGGCAAGGCTGTTCGGGGATATCACCGGCAAGAGCGTCGCCGACCTTTGTGCCGCGCCCGGCGGCAAGACGGCGCAGCTCGCTGCCGCCGGTGCCCGGGTCACCGCGATCGATCGCTCGCCGGCACGAGTCGCGCGGCTGCGCGAAAATCTGGCGCGGCTGTCGCTCGAGGTCGAAACCGGCGTCGCCGATGCGGCCGAATGGCGGGGCGATGCGACCGCCGAGTTCGACGCGGTGCTGATCGACGCGCCGTGCGCCTCGACCGGCACGATCCGGCGGCATCCCGACGTTGCTTGGCTGAAGCAGGAGAGCGACATCGGCGCGCTCGCCGCGGTTCAGAATCGGCTGTTGAAGAAGGCGGCGTCGCTGCTGCGGCCCGGCGGTACGCTGGTTTATTGCACCTGTTCGCTCGAGCCGGAGGAGGGCGAACAGGCGATCGCCGCGCTGCTCGCCGCCGAGCCGTCGATGCGGCGGCAGCCGATCGATCCGGCCGAAGTCGCAGGCCTCACCGAAATCGTCACCGCAGACGGCGCGTTGCGCACCCTGCCGTGCCACCTGCCGCACAGTGATCCGCGGCTTGCGGGGCTCGACGGCTTCTATGCCGCGCGGCTGATGAAGTCGTTGTAA
- a CDS encoding YiiX/YebB-like N1pC/P60 family cysteine hydrolase has product MGVVLETIGKLIASYLQKEEPGYEPFTPSDPDHLRSIMQPGDVLLVEGNSRIAGIIKYLTQSTWSHAAVYVGPIDGVAEPDGEPHVLVEANIGEGVSSSPLSRHLAYHTRVCRPVGLSYEDRHTVCRYAINRIGFGYDTKNILDLMRYLVPLPLPQRWRRRMIALGSGDPTKIICSALIAQAFEAVRYPILPKITRAGSRAARREILHIRHSSLYMPRDFDISPYFEVVKPTIVNGFDYTALHWADKPKPAADNDGHFAPPLDDTEAAPSLTPQIAEAEADFDLAGSPKLAAGG; this is encoded by the coding sequence ATGGGTGTGGTGCTCGAGACGATCGGCAAGCTGATCGCCAGCTATTTGCAGAAGGAAGAGCCGGGCTACGAGCCGTTCACCCCGAGCGATCCCGACCATCTGCGCAGCATCATGCAGCCCGGCGACGTTCTGCTGGTCGAGGGCAACAGCCGGATCGCCGGCATCATCAAGTATCTGACGCAATCGACCTGGTCGCACGCTGCGGTCTATGTCGGGCCGATCGACGGCGTCGCGGAGCCGGATGGCGAGCCGCATGTCCTGGTCGAGGCCAATATCGGCGAGGGCGTCAGTTCGTCGCCGCTGTCGCGCCATCTGGCCTATCACACCCGGGTGTGCCGCCCGGTCGGCCTGTCCTATGAGGACCGTCACACGGTGTGCCGCTACGCCATCAATCGGATCGGCTTCGGCTACGACACCAAGAACATCCTCGACCTGATGCGCTATCTGGTGCCGCTGCCTCTGCCGCAGCGCTGGCGCCGCCGGATGATCGCGCTCGGCTCCGGCGACCCGACCAAGATCATCTGTTCGGCCCTGATCGCCCAGGCATTCGAGGCGGTGCGCTATCCGATCCTGCCGAAGATCACCAGGGCGGGCAGCCGGGCGGCCCGCCGCGAGATCCTGCACATCCGGCATTCGTCGCTGTACATGCCGCGCGACTTCGACATCTCGCCGTATTTCGAGGTGGTGAAGCCGACCATCGTCAACGGCTTCGACTACACGGCGCTGCATTGGGCCGACAAACCGAAACCGGCCGCGGACAATGACGGTCATTTCGCGCCGCCGTTGGATGATACCGAAGCGGCGCCGTCGCTGACGCCGCAAATCGCCGAGGCTGAGGCGGATTTCGATCTCGCCGGCTCGCCGAAGCTCGCTGCAGGGGGCTGA